TATTGAGCTTTAACTTAGTTGGGATGTTACTATTGCATCTATGAGTAAGACGTAGGTTTGAGCGCGCTTAGGCACATTTTCTCTCTAATTTAAGGGTTAGAAAAAGGTTATGAGTAGAAATAAGTATAGTATTTTATATTTCCaaatattatgattattttatgtttgatacttttattattatttgattttttgatagattattattatttgattttaatataCTTGCGAATGTTATTTTACCGTATTGTTTTGAGATATTATATCTATCATCTAATAATTACTTATATTGATTTAAATTAAATGAACATTGTCAACATTGATAAGTTAGAAGTATCTCAAAAATATTTAGagtatttttttatcttttgttAGATATTATTGGTTAGTAATTAATACCAAACAAACTtcttgtttttaaaaataaaaattaaaccgtatataattaattattttattttgtgtttaaactattcaattattttaattttataaattaattttatgctttatttattttatctaataatttaatatttcacTGTTGACTATTTTtcactttttttattttcattacttttaaaacattatttttattttcaattatttctttcaaaattaagacatttagtgtaaattaaattaattttagtggatttttttgaaattgtaaaagtatatttaatgaaaaaaaaagagaaatgttTATAGGAGTCTATGTTATGAAACACGTGGAAGAAATCTAAGATCTAAAAAAGAACTCTTATTCATAATTTTCAGTGTCATATTTTGCAATGATATAAACAAGTTGAAAATTAACATAGTGATAAGTAATAAGCAGAGGTTGGAATGGTTAAGGAAATGAAGAAGCAGCAGCTTGATGGCATGAAGCAGAACTTCAAAGGGTATATAGACACTAAATATTCTACTAATCCACTCACCTTTGGCATAAGAATCAATTCCTTGTACCCATAAATGTCAAAACTTATATAATAcaataaaatacacaaaattagAAAATCTAACGCTTAGGCTACCTACTTTGCCACAGGTAAGGTattgttttatttgtttataagCGTAGAATCTTATGGTATTGTTATCGTGCCTGACTTGAATAATGAATGATACACTAGTGTTACAGCTCACGGTTTAAATTTTGAGAATAAACTAACAGTCAATGCACAGAATTGCTGTGCTTTACCTTACCAAGGGTGCCAACAACTACACGATGCTCCCTTCTTGCAGTCTCCCCgttcataaaatttacaaatccgTAGCCCTTTGGGTGGAGCTCTGAAGGTATCGACTCCATTCAGAGGAGGGCCACCGTAGTTTGAGTGCCTATGCATTAAGATCCTATCCCTACTATAACTTGAATCTTTGGCCTGAAAATCAGGACCTCTTGAACTGACATACCTCTGTTGGCTTCCCCAATAAGTGCCTGAGTTGATGCTTCCATTGTCCTGGAATGTTCCCTGACTGTTTCCCCAACTGATACTCCTCATTCCTTGACCTAAACCTCCAGAATGAAAAATTGGAGTTCCCTGAATGGCTTCCCAGTTGGTTCCTGTAGTTTCTCGACCTGCTCTCCAAGTGGTGTCTATAGCAGCCATGCACCATGCTGCTGGTGGGGCAGGAACCTGCATGTCTGAACCAGCTTCATATCGGTTAACAGAGGCATCGCTGGGCCATTTATCTTCATCCATATCAGCACTAGTGGAAGAATGCCCACCAGAACTCTTCCAAGCATCATGAACTTCAGACCGAGAGACCCCAATTGGCTCATTGGTCAAAGTAGACCCAGATGGCATTCCTAGATCATTTGTTGAGCTCAAAGCATCATTTTTTCCTGGATCAGGTGCGGGGCTAAATCCTCCTACAGGACAAAAACAATCAGGTTCAGCACTGTGAACCAACTTTCTGTCATAGCGTAAACTTGATGTAGGTGACGCCAATCCATTAAGAGACTCCATTGCTTCAACTTCAGCCAAGAGATCAGAAACTGACTCATCACCAAAAGAATACTCATTAGGTTCAGGAACAATTGAATCCCAACCAGATGCATTTTCTGCAGGATCTGTGGGAGAAGAATGTGCCATTTGGCCGGTTCCAGAAGTTGGAGTAGCAGCATGATCACTTCCCAAGTTAGTTTGTTTCAGAGAAGAGTTGGGCACAAGATCAGAGTCCCATTCCTCCACAGAAGGTTTCGCTGGGGTGGAGGAATACCCACCCCATTCACCAGCTGCTTCAGAAAGCTGTGGTCCATTACCCACTAGACTAGAAGCTGTGCTCCAACTAGGACCTGAATCCTGATGATGAGCACTTGAAGAAAGAGACTGTTTGCTTTTAGTAGCCTGGGGTTCTAAGTCTTTGTGGTTCAACTTTGATATTGAGGTAGGAAGGTCTGGGAAATCAATATCATGATTGTGCTCTGCTGCTTCAAGAACCCTAGCCAGAGAAATGAGACCACAATTGGAATCCCATCCATTTGAAGCATCATTTAAAGGTGATCTCCAGCTTTGCCCACAAGATTTGCCAGATTTTCCCTCACTATCTTCTTGCTTCACATTTCCAGCAATAATTTGACCTTCAGAGGTCTCGTTCAAATTTTCGTTAATGTTAATGGAACCACGGTCCCAATTTTCAACCCCATGACCTCTGATAACTTGAAGAGACTGCGTTTCACAAAGTTTTGCAGATAATGTAGATGAGGGAAGTAAACTACTCACTCGAGGCTGGCCAGGGAAGTAATTATCACCCTTCAGAGGCTCCCAATGTGGCACAGGACTTCCTGTTTGTACTGTACTGGAAGTGACCGCATGTACGGGAGTGGTGCAAGAAGATTGAGAGCCCAATTCTTTGCTCTTTGCAGATTCATTGTTACCACAACAATGACCATTCGCATTATTCTGCATTGAGTTCAAGGCCCCTTCTACTTGTTTACTTTCCACCTGATCCACATTCAGATCCCAACTCTCCCTAACATCTCCATCCCTTTCGTCCTCAGTTGGTACACAGCTGTTATGAAACAGTTGTTGCACTTGGCTGTACCGCCCATCCAAAGCATCAGTTAAGAGGGTGGAGTCCTCTTGCCTTTCACTTGCTCTCCATATTCTCAAACCAGGTGGGAAATGACCACTCATGCTCCATCTACGTAACATTGCCATAGGAAATGGCCCTTGAATTTTCCCAAGGCGATCTTGATAATGCCATATTTTATCTGTCTCAATCTTATTTACAGATAACTCCATTTCTGTAGAATGAACTGCTATGCTAGTTTCTCTGCTTCCAATATCACTCAAGACATCACCTCCCTTTAGTGGAGAGGCCAGCTCCTTTTCCTTCCTATCAAGCAACGAAGGATATTCTTTTGTGTGTCCCTTCTCACCAGCCCCAGTTGTGCCTTCAGGAGATTCAACTTTGTTCAAAAACTTCCTCTGTTTCATCGTTTTTCTTCTCTTCGAATAACTAGCTCCTAGGTCTTCAAAAGGCCTTTCCATGCTAGCAATTTCTTTCCAGGGATTTTTAGCTTTAATAATCTCGTCTAAACTTAATGATAGCTTCTCTTTCAACAAAGTCCAATACACCTTGAAGAGATACTCCCAACTAGTTTGATCATCAAAATCCACTTGAACCTGCACATCATAAATTAAAAGGCTTTTAAGGTAGACAAAATCTCTTCAGTCTTCAGCAATCTGAAAATGCCAATTACAATACTTACAAATTAATTGAAAAAAGCTAAGACACattcaaaaagaaataaattGTATAAGGCATAGTTAATCATACCATTTCCTTAGTTCCTAAGGCAGTGTTTTCAATCAGCATTACAGTTCTCATGCACAATCCACAAAATCCTTTATTTCCTCTTACGTTCACATAATCAGCATCTTTAGTGCAATCCTTGCACAAGGAATATGTACACATATAGCACATATAATATGAAGCCTTCTGACAAGTGCTACATATGTGCCACCCTGAAATACACAAGTAGAACACCAGAAAAATAATGGAATAAATAACTTAATCATTCctaataattgaaataaaaatgtTAGCATAATAACCATTCAATATGCACATGGAGACAGTAAGATATCATGATTAAGATgaaaaagtaaagtaataactaCTCCAGAAGAGGGAATCCAAGTCAATGGCAGACATGAGAAGCCACCATTCAATATGCAAGTGTTAAttgtatcatatcatatcatatcataccaTAATTAAGATAAATATAATAGATCCAATAACTACACGAGAACAAAGAATCCAAACCAACATCAAACAGGGAAGCTACCCTATGACATGCATGTGCCAACGGTACAACAAAATAGCAGATAAATATCTGCAAAGCAAGCAAAGTGTAATATTAATCTAGATAATGCTAACACAAGCAATGGCACTTTCCAGTGGTTatattaattaaacttaaatgaaaatgacAAGACTTACAAGAAGTAACTAAAATGCAACTTACCACAGTACCATTTCACCTTTGAATTAAAGAACGCCTCATCCCTTTTGATACAGGTTGGATGGTATGCCTTAGGACAGCCTCTGACCGTAAAATCCAATATAATCAGCAATAGTATACAAcacaaatgaaaaaagaaaaaggacaaAAAGAATATATGAGCCAGAATAAACAGATGAAGATTAAAACTACACCAAATTTTAGTTGCCAAAAGAAGAAGATCATGAATTTCAATATATGAATTACCAGTATCAACAAATAAACTGAAAATTAAAGGAATCGGCATAGAACTTCCATATTTCACTGAAATTAACTCCAGTTTAAATTCGCCTAAATAAAAACTATGATAAGCAAGATTGAACAAAAGGTTAATAAATTTTCAGCTCACGCTCTAGATTTTACCTTAATCTCGGCCACCTAACTAAAATTCTCTTCCATTTTCCTACATTTTCTGATCAACCAAACAAAAAAAAGAGAGACAAAAACAAGATAAAAGCAGCAAAATCTCCAAACTCACCGGCGATCACAAAGCACGAGACTCCCGCCATCGAAGCATATAAAACAAACATCTTCTTCATCGTTATTGTTCCTTTGAGGCGGAGGCGCCGATGATGAAACGACCGTCGCCTGATTCCTAGGCGGCCTTCCCCGCCGGCGCTTCCTCACGCTCATCTCAACAACTTTGACTCCATTAACCGCCACGTCTGATTTTCCAACGAGCTTTTGCGAATCGTCCAAATCCGGAACCTCCTGGCATTGATCGCGATTCAAACTATTACCTTTATCCCTAACATCACCACAAGGTTTCAACATAGCTATGGCGGATTCTACTTGTTGACAATTTTCCATATTAAAAATTGGGGAAAAAAAGTTTTTCGTTCTTTAATTATTTTCCTAAGACGTAcagaaaataaattaattaaatacaaaTTGAAAACCCTagtgattgaaatgggggtttggCAGTGGTGGTGGAGCTATCAGTAGTAGTAGGCACATGGAAATGGAATGGGAAGGGACGTGACAAGGCATTGTTTGGaaggaaccaaaaaaaaaaaagagttcaaTTACCTTTTTATAAAGTATTGCTTTTCAAAGATATAGAAGGAAGGAAGGAAGGTAGGGGAAGCGCGGACACAAGTAAATTATAGTTTAAGGTTAATTTCCTCAAACATCCCAAAATATTATCcaaattttaatttggtccttaaattttaaattattttaattgagtcCTTAAAGTATTGGTATTGTATCAATCAAGTAATTCTATCAACCTTGTCATTAGTTTGTACATTAAACTCCAACTCAAATATAAAGTAAAGCATATTTAAAACTCATGAGTCAAATTGCTATTGCATGTGTACTTATTGCACGAATGGCTTGGATTTGACatgtaaacaaaataaaagaggagAAATAGTCTTCTTAAATTTCAATTACATTGTTTGCTTTTTTAATATGACATACCCaagttgtttatatgatatgcgTATGATTGTTTATGATTTAATTCATGTGTTTTAAAAATGCTTATGTTGTACTTCTAGCATGTATCCCTACATGTGTTCCTCACTGATGCTTAACAAACCTAATTGAGCCCATGAACCATACACCTAACGAACCTTCCACTTTTTACTATGGACAGACTTAAGCCTAGTAAACCTCATACTAGACCATATCTTTGCTACAAATACATAGAATGCACATGGAAATTCAGAATCATTGATTATCTAATTGTCTTTAAGACGTCACATTACCGTCATTGCAAGAGAACAAAGTATGATTTCACTATCAACAATATCTAAGCACATAATCAACCCTATCTTCTAATATAAAAGCCCCCAACAAGAGCTAAAATGACCAAGTCTCATTCCAGATCCCATATCTATCTCCCCCAAAACAAAAAATACTACAATCTTTATCAGTGGCTCTCCACTTTATTTAAAGGTGAAACACCATCCAAATCATCACTCTATTCTCTTGTTAATCTCACAGGTTAACAACTCCACAATAGATCTAAATTGACATTTAATGTATAAACTAATAACCACACTAATGGAATAACTTAATTGGGATGATACTAATTACATAGAGGATTTGATTAGAACGTGTTGAAGCTTAAGGACCAATTTAAAAGGTGTTGATGGTTTGGGGATGTTGAGGGGAATTAACCCTTAAAGGAGTTCGTTAGAATGGTGTAGACGTCAAACGCGGTTCAATCGTTGTGTTGGGAGTGGTCTACGGAGAAATGGAGATTGAGTGTTTGATTCTCTAATCCAAGGCAGCAACACGTGGTCAGTGGGCGGCAGTAGTTAGTATATATTGTAGCAAAGGCAAATGCAAAAAGGCAGAGAAATGGGGCCCATACTTTTGGAAATTTCTGTTCAAAATTCAAATGGTGGTGGTGCTGGCTATTGTGAATGAATTTACAGAACGTGAAATACGTGAAATGACAGATCAGCTGAACTCAGTCataatttgactttttttttttagtgatctggtCTTCACTTTTTTTTCTATGGATCAAATGTTCGGGTCACGGGCTAAGGCCTGGTCTACAGTTTTAATTTGGTTTTCAATCAACTAGGAATCTATaaacaaaaattttactttcatcatCAAGTCTACGGATAAATTATTCATATATACCAAAAACTATAtattgattaaataaaaaaaattttatttaataaaatagatAATTTTGGAGAGAAAGTATGTTGGACATGTTTTCTATTACATACAGGAAAGCACGTCCAGTTTAAAtcactttttcacttttttaatataattatttttattatatgattaaatgTTAGTTATAAGTTCAATTTCTCTTTcactcatatatttatttttattttatattgttttaaaaaatttaattaatgtttttaatatatTAGTTTTTTGGTTAAATGGTTAAATAATAATGATTTTATCCTTGAGTCTTGGCTTCAATTCTTTCTCTTTAaacacatttataatttttatttcatgttgttttaattttttactttttaattaataaatatattattttaatttt
The Gossypium arboreum isolate Shixiya-1 chromosome 10, ASM2569848v2, whole genome shotgun sequence genome window above contains:
- the LOC108489687 gene encoding zinc finger CCCH domain-containing protein 44-like isoform X1, with amino-acid sequence MENCQQVESAIAMLKPCGDVRDKGNSLNRDQCQEVPDLDDSQKLVGKSDVAVNGVKVVEMSVRKRRRGRPPRNQATVVSSSAPPPQRNNNDEEDVCFICFDGGSLVLCDRRGCPKAYHPTCIKRDEAFFNSKVKWYCGWHICSTCQKASYYMCYMCTYSLCKDCTKDADYVNVRGNKGFCGLCMRTVMLIENTALGTKEMVQVDFDDQTSWEYLFKVYWTLLKEKLSLSLDEIIKAKNPWKEIASMERPFEDLGASYSKRRKTMKQRKFLNKVESPEGTTGAGEKGHTKEYPSLLDRKEKELASPLKGGDVLSDIGSRETSIAVHSTEMELSVNKIETDKIWHYQDRLGKIQGPFPMAMLRRWSMSGHFPPGLRIWRASERQEDSTLLTDALDGRYSQVQQLFHNSCVPTEDERDGDVRESWDLNVDQVESKQVEGALNSMQNNANGHCCGNNESAKSKELGSQSSCTTPVHAVTSSTVQTGSPVPHWEPLKGDNYFPGQPRVSSLLPSSTLSAKLCETQSLQVIRGHGVENWDRGSININENLNETSEGQIIAGNVKQEDSEGKSGKSCGQSWRSPLNDASNGWDSNCGLISLARVLEAAEHNHDIDFPDLPTSISKLNHKDLEPQATKSKQSLSSSAHHQDSGPSWSTASSLVGNGPQLSEAAGEWGGYSSTPAKPSVEEWDSDLVPNSSLKQTNLGSDHAATPTSGTGQMAHSSPTDPAENASGWDSIVPEPNEYSFGDESVSDLLAEVEAMESLNGLASPTSSLRYDRKLVHSAEPDCFCPVGGFSPAPDPGKNDALSSTNDLGMPSGSTLTNEPIGVSRSEVHDAWKSSGGHSSTSADMDEDKWPSDASVNRYEAGSDMQVPAPPAAWCMAAIDTTWRAGRETTGTNWEAIQGTPIFHSGGLGQGMRSISWGNSQGTFQDNGSINSGTYWGSQQRYVSSRGPDFQAKDSSYSRDRILMHRHSNYGGPPLNGVDTFRAPPKGLRICKFYERGDCKKGASCSCWHPW
- the LOC108489687 gene encoding zinc finger CCCH domain-containing protein 44-like isoform X2 produces the protein MSVRKRRRGRPPRNQATVVSSSAPPPQRNNNDEEDVCFICFDGGSLVLCDRRGCPKAYHPTCIKRDEAFFNSKVKWYCGWHICSTCQKASYYMCYMCTYSLCKDCTKDADYVNVRGNKGFCGLCMRTVMLIENTALGTKEMVQVDFDDQTSWEYLFKVYWTLLKEKLSLSLDEIIKAKNPWKEIASMERPFEDLGASYSKRRKTMKQRKFLNKVESPEGTTGAGEKGHTKEYPSLLDRKEKELASPLKGGDVLSDIGSRETSIAVHSTEMELSVNKIETDKIWHYQDRLGKIQGPFPMAMLRRWSMSGHFPPGLRIWRASERQEDSTLLTDALDGRYSQVQQLFHNSCVPTEDERDGDVRESWDLNVDQVESKQVEGALNSMQNNANGHCCGNNESAKSKELGSQSSCTTPVHAVTSSTVQTGSPVPHWEPLKGDNYFPGQPRVSSLLPSSTLSAKLCETQSLQVIRGHGVENWDRGSININENLNETSEGQIIAGNVKQEDSEGKSGKSCGQSWRSPLNDASNGWDSNCGLISLARVLEAAEHNHDIDFPDLPTSISKLNHKDLEPQATKSKQSLSSSAHHQDSGPSWSTASSLVGNGPQLSEAAGEWGGYSSTPAKPSVEEWDSDLVPNSSLKQTNLGSDHAATPTSGTGQMAHSSPTDPAENASGWDSIVPEPNEYSFGDESVSDLLAEVEAMESLNGLASPTSSLRYDRKLVHSAEPDCFCPVGGFSPAPDPGKNDALSSTNDLGMPSGSTLTNEPIGVSRSEVHDAWKSSGGHSSTSADMDEDKWPSDASVNRYEAGSDMQVPAPPAAWCMAAIDTTWRAGRETTGTNWEAIQGTPIFHSGGLGQGMRSISWGNSQGTFQDNGSINSGTYWGSQQRYVSSRGPDFQAKDSSYSRDRILMHRHSNYGGPPLNGVDTFRAPPKGLRICKFYERGDCKKGASCSCWHPW